A single genomic interval of Amycolatopsis albispora harbors:
- the cei gene encoding envelope integrity protein Cei: protein MASGNGKSRLYRKRRPWPALIVIGVLGAIAMGVWINALLTKDDINDAIRCEPAPVAPEGVTYTPVAHDALDDTAPIPPDKISLKVLNAGGTRGQGAITTATLRELGFTEAADPENDPAYEGTEAVCRGQIRYGENGRAAARTLSLVDPCVELVQDNREDASVDLSIGTKFTDPRPNQAGLDILKELSTWSSQNQESDSGGNEQSTGQTAPTIEKERLAAARTGYC, encoded by the coding sequence GTGGCGTCGGGGAACGGGAAGTCACGGCTGTATCGCAAGCGGCGGCCGTGGCCCGCGCTGATCGTCATCGGCGTGCTCGGGGCGATCGCGATGGGCGTGTGGATCAACGCCCTGCTCACCAAGGACGACATCAACGACGCGATCCGGTGCGAGCCCGCCCCGGTGGCGCCGGAGGGCGTGACCTACACCCCGGTCGCGCACGACGCGCTCGACGACACCGCGCCCATCCCGCCGGACAAGATCTCGCTCAAGGTGCTCAACGCGGGCGGTACCCGCGGCCAGGGCGCGATCACCACGGCCACCCTGCGTGAACTCGGCTTCACCGAGGCCGCGGACCCGGAGAACGACCCGGCCTACGAGGGCACCGAAGCGGTCTGCCGCGGCCAGATCCGCTACGGCGAGAACGGCCGGGCCGCCGCGCGCACGCTGAGCCTGGTCGACCCGTGCGTGGAGCTGGTCCAGGACAACCGCGAGGACGCCAGCGTCGACCTGAGCATCGGCACCAAGTTCACCGACCCGCGGCCGAACCAGGCCGGGCTGGACATCCTCAAGGAGCTGAGCACCTGGTCCAGCCAGAACCAGGAGTCGGACTCCGGCGGCAACGAGCAGTCCACCGGGCAGACCGCGCCGACCATCGAGAAGGAACGGCTGGCCGCGGCCCGCACCGGCTACTGCTGA